From Sphingobacterium bambusae:
CTAAAAAGTTTGGAGGTACAGGGCTGGGCTTGGCGATTGTTAAGCGTCTGGCCGATTTGCTAAACGGAACTGTAGAAGCCAGCAGTGTGTATGGAGAGGGTTCGGCATTCTCCTTCCAAGCGACATTTGAACATGCCCAAGACTTCCCGCGGGAAGAAAAGATGGATAAAAAGGTCTTCTCTAAACTCGACAAGTTTGAGAATCTCCGCATTCTTATCGCGGAGGACAACGACCTAAACAGCTTCATGCTTGCACACATGTTGGAATCATGGGGCTGCAAAGTCGACAACGTTAAAAATGGTCGTTTAGCCGTGGAGAAAGTCAACAATAGCGAATACGATCTCATTATGATGGATACCCATATGCCCATCATGTCGGGCTTTGAGGCAATAAAGGAGATCAAAAAAAGTGAAAATCCACAAAAATCCTTTATCCCAATTATCACGATATCTGCCTCGGTATTGGAACATGAGCAAGCGGCAGCCTATGAGGCTGGTGCAGACAGCGTGATCGGCAAGCCGTTTGATCCCTTGGATCTACATCAAAAAATAAGCAAATTGATCAGCAAAAAAAGAGTACAACCTTGATTAAAAAATAATTGTTAGATTTGTTGAAAGCATATATTTAATTTGTAAAATGAAAAGATTATTTATTTTTCCTGCGATTGCAATCGCGCTATCACTAGCGGCATGTGGAGGTTCTGAAAATAAAAACACTTCTACAACCACAGAGGAAACAGCATCTACAGAGACCCCAGCGGCGGAAACAGTTCCTGGAATCGAAAATGTAGAACTTTCAAACACTATCGTTGTTGAATCCAACGATCAAATGAAATTTAACAAAGAATTACTTCGCGTAAAAGCTGGTGAAGAGGTTTCATTGACCTTGAAAAACGTAGGTACACTACCTAAAGAATCTATGGGTCATAACCTGATCGTCTTGAAACCAGGCGTAGATATCGCTACTTTTGCGGGTGAAGCTACGGCTGCAGCGGACGCTGACTACATTCCTAAAACTTCTCTTTCTTCCATTGCGGCACATACCAAATTGCTTGGACCGGGCGAAGAAGATAAAATCTCTTTTACATTGGAAAAAGGCACATACACCTTCATCTGTAGTTTCCCCGGACACTATGGTGTAATGCAAGGTAAAATTGTTGCAGAATAATTGGTGTTCATCCAAAAAACAAAAAAGCACTTATCGTTTGATAAGTGCTTTTTTATATATATACGCTTGGTTTTTTACAACTTAAATACAATTAAGTTTATTTAATTAGCTAACTTTGAGACTGTAACTATATACTAATTTTTATGCAATACGACGTAATCGTTATCGGAAGTGGTCCAGGTGGATATGTTGGCGCTATTCGCTGTGCACAGTTAGGACTTAAAACAGCTGTAATCGAAAAATACAGCAGCTTTGGGGGTACCTGCCTAAATGTAGGTTGTATTCCATCCAAGGCATTGTTGGATACATCCGAGCATTACCATAATGCCGCACACAACTTCGAAACGCACGGTATCGGACTTAGCAATCTAAAGATCGACGTCAAAAAGATGATCGACCGTAAAAATGACGTGATCGCTCAAAATACAGCTGGTATTACCTTTCTGTTTAAGAAAAACAAAATAGATGCATACGAAGGTATGGGTTCTTTCGTAGACAAAAACACCATCAAAGTAACCAAGAGCGACGGAACTACCGAAGAGCTTAAGGCAAAAAATGTGATCATCGCTACCGGTTCAAAACCTACGGCGCTTCCATTCTTACCTGTAGACAAGAAACGTATTATCACGTCGACAGAAGCACTCAACCTACAGGAAGTACCTAAGCACCTCATCGTGATTGGCGGTGGTGTTATTGGTTTGGAATTAGGTTCGGTTTACGCACGTTTGGGCGCTAAAGTGTCTGTTGTAGAATTTGCCAAGTCGATCATCAGCACGATGGACGGTGGATTGGGAAAAGAATTGCAGCGCGTATTGAAGAAAAACCTAGGTATGGAATTCTTTCTTGGACATAAAGTAACTGGCGCAACAGCAAAAGGCAAGAAAGTGACCGTTACAGCGGAAGATTCAAAAGGCCAAGCCGTGGAATTGGAAGGAGACTACTGTATCGTTTCTGTTGGTAGAACAGCTTATACAGCAGGCTTAGGCTTGGAAAATATAGGTATCAAAACCGAAGAGCGCGGCAATAAGATCCCCGTAAACGAGCACTTGGAAACCAGCGTAGAAGGTGTTTATGCCATCGGTGATGTTGTTAAAGGAGCGATGTTGGCGCACAAAGCCGAAGACGAGGGTATCTATGTGGCCGAGCGTATCGTTGGTCAAAAACCGCATATCGACTATAACTTGATCCCAGGTGTGGTCTATACTTGGCCAGAAGTTGCTTCGGTTGGT
This genomic window contains:
- the lpdA gene encoding dihydrolipoyl dehydrogenase, yielding MQYDVIVIGSGPGGYVGAIRCAQLGLKTAVIEKYSSFGGTCLNVGCIPSKALLDTSEHYHNAAHNFETHGIGLSNLKIDVKKMIDRKNDVIAQNTAGITFLFKKNKIDAYEGMGSFVDKNTIKVTKSDGTTEELKAKNVIIATGSKPTALPFLPVDKKRIITSTEALNLQEVPKHLIVIGGGVIGLELGSVYARLGAKVSVVEFAKSIISTMDGGLGKELQRVLKKNLGMEFFLGHKVTGATAKGKKVTVTAEDSKGQAVELEGDYCIVSVGRTAYTAGLGLENIGIKTEERGNKIPVNEHLETSVEGVYAIGDVVKGAMLAHKAEDEGIYVAERIVGQKPHIDYNLIPGVVYTWPEVASVGKTEEQLKEAGVKYKSGSFSFKASGRAKASGDTDGFVKVLADSETDEVLGVHIIGPRAADMIAEAVVAMEYRASAEDIGRICHAHPTFTEALKEAALAATANRAIHA
- a CDS encoding azurin, yielding MKRLFIFPAIAIALSLAACGGSENKNTSTTTEETASTETPAAETVPGIENVELSNTIVVESNDQMKFNKELLRVKAGEEVSLTLKNVGTLPKESMGHNLIVLKPGVDIATFAGEATAAADADYIPKTSLSSIAAHTKLLGPGEEDKISFTLEKGTYTFICSFPGHYGVMQGKIVAE